A genomic stretch from Nocardia wallacei includes:
- the purQ gene encoding phosphoribosylformylglycinamidine synthase subunit PurQ — translation MSARIGVITFPGTLDDVDAARAVRLAGAEAVSLWHADADLAGVDAVIVPGGFSYGDYLRAGAIARFAPVMGEVVAAAGRGMPVLGICNGFQVLCEAGLLPGALTRNEGLHFVCRDEWLRVERTDTAWTSRYEPGAQILVPVKNAEGRYQATQPVLDELEGEGRVVFRYAGDNPNGSQRDIAGISSADGRIVGLMPHPEHATEPLTGPSDDGLGIFLSVIDSLVSA, via the coding sequence ATGAGTGCGCGGATCGGGGTCATCACGTTCCCGGGCACCCTGGACGATGTGGACGCCGCGCGGGCCGTGCGGCTGGCGGGCGCCGAGGCGGTGAGCCTCTGGCACGCCGACGCCGATCTCGCGGGTGTCGACGCGGTCATCGTCCCCGGCGGCTTCTCCTACGGCGACTACCTGCGCGCCGGCGCCATCGCGCGCTTCGCGCCGGTGATGGGCGAGGTCGTCGCGGCGGCCGGACGCGGTATGCCGGTGCTCGGCATCTGCAACGGCTTCCAGGTGCTGTGCGAGGCCGGTCTGCTGCCCGGCGCGCTGACCCGCAACGAGGGCCTGCACTTCGTCTGCCGCGACGAATGGCTGCGGGTGGAGCGCACCGACACGGCCTGGACCTCCCGCTACGAGCCGGGCGCGCAGATTCTCGTCCCGGTCAAGAACGCCGAGGGCCGCTACCAGGCCACCCAGCCGGTGCTCGACGAACTCGAGGGCGAGGGCCGCGTCGTCTTCCGCTACGCCGGTGACAATCCGAACGGTTCGCAGCGCGATATCGCCGGAATCTCCTCGGCCGACGGCCGCATCGTCGGCCTGATGCCGCATCCCGAGCACGCCACCGAACCGCTGACGGGGCCGAGCGACGACGGGCTGGGCATCTTCCTGTCGGTCATCGACTCGCTGGTCTCGGCCTGA
- the purS gene encoding phosphoribosylformylglycinamidine synthase subunit PurS: MARVVVEVMPKAEILDPQGQAIVGALGRLGFPGVSDVRQGKRFELDVDDSVDDAELAKIAEALLANTVIEDWKVVRLP; this comes from the coding sequence GTGGCACGTGTCGTGGTCGAGGTGATGCCGAAGGCCGAGATTCTGGATCCGCAGGGTCAGGCCATCGTCGGCGCGCTCGGGCGCCTGGGTTTTCCCGGTGTCTCGGATGTGCGGCAGGGCAAGCGATTCGAACTCGACGTGGACGACAGCGTGGACGACGCCGAGCTGGCGAAGATCGCCGAGGCGCTGCTGGCGAACACCGTGATCGAGGACTGGAAGGTGGTTCGGCTGCCATGA